One window of the Chloroflexota bacterium genome contains the following:
- a CDS encoding radical SAM protein, whose protein sequence is MSGPRSPRRAMGPANVRQLVDEAVELGFEHIYFTGGEPFLLDDIYEMLGYSSARVPTTVLTNAMILRGARLEKLCAIKNDNLIAQVSLDGGRPGDHDAYRGLGAWAKTVEGIKLLQERGFRVRLGTTETPANSAHLDALCAFHRSLGIPDEDHFIRPLVKRGFSDEGVAFEMATLEPELTVNVGGVFWHPLSTDADMQVSKNIFPLATAVERVQAQLQTIASTGTAPLMTFT, encoded by the coding sequence ATGTCTGGCCCTCGCTCGCCCAGGCGGGCGATGGGGCCGGCGAACGTCCGGCAGTTGGTGGACGAGGCCGTTGAACTTGGATTCGAGCACATCTATTTCACCGGTGGCGAACCCTTCCTGCTCGACGACATTTACGAGATGCTGGGCTACTCGTCGGCGCGCGTTCCGACCACGGTGCTAACCAACGCCATGATTCTTCGCGGGGCGCGGCTGGAAAAATTATGCGCGATCAAGAACGACAATCTGATCGCGCAAGTGAGTCTGGATGGCGGCCGCCCCGGCGACCACGACGCCTATCGCGGCCTGGGCGCCTGGGCCAAAACCGTCGAAGGCATCAAGCTGTTGCAGGAGCGCGGCTTTCGGGTGCGGCTGGGCACCACCGAGACTCCGGCCAACTCGGCTCACCTGGACGCGCTTTGCGCCTTTCACCGCTCGCTCGGAATCCCGGACGAGGATCATTTCATCCGCCCGCTCGTCAAACGCGGCTTCTCGGACGAGGGCGTCGCATTTGAAATGGCGACCCTGGAGCCGGAACTGACGGTCAACGTTGGCGGCGTCTTCTGGCATCCGCTCTCGACCGACGCCGACATGCAGGTGAGCAAAAATATCTTCCCGCTGGCGACTGCCGTCGAGCGCGTTCAGGCTCAACTCCAAACCATTGCCAGCACCGGAACCGCGCCCTTGATGACCTTCACCTGA
- a CDS encoding TIGR04282 family arsenosugar biosynthesis glycosyltransferase, whose protein sequence is MPNALIVVAKRPRPGQTKTRLAPPLSSEEAAQLYEGFLLDTLDLMRSVKEAQPILAYLPGDADDYFHCLAPDFELLLQRGHDLGERLDNTLTHYLTGRFERAVIMDSDSPTLPAEFLRQAFTALDAADVVLGPCEDGGYYLIGLKRPAPRLLREVKMSTPNVARDTLALAAEDGLAVSQLPTWYDVDTAAELERLCIELAALPSHRARHTRAFLSAR, encoded by the coding sequence ATGCCTAACGCCTTAATCGTCGTCGCCAAGCGCCCCAGGCCCGGCCAGACTAAAACCCGCCTTGCGCCGCCGCTTTCTTCAGAGGAAGCCGCGCAACTCTACGAAGGCTTTTTGCTCGACACGCTCGACCTGATGCGCTCGGTGAAAGAGGCTCAGCCAATTCTGGCCTACCTGCCCGGCGACGCCGACGACTACTTTCATTGCCTGGCCCCGGATTTTGAATTGCTGTTGCAACGTGGCCACGATCTGGGTGAGCGGCTGGACAACACACTGACGCATTATTTGACTGGCCGGTTTGAACGAGCCGTGATCATGGACAGCGACAGCCCCACCCTGCCCGCCGAATTTTTGCGTCAGGCGTTCACGGCGTTGGATGCCGCCGACGTGGTTCTCGGCCCGTGTGAGGATGGCGGCTACTATTTGATCGGCCTCAAGCGCCCCGCGCCACGACTCTTGCGCGAGGTAAAAATGAGCACACCAAACGTCGCCCGCGACACGCTGGCTCTGGCCGCCGAGGACGGGTTGGCCGTCTCTCAACTCCCAACCTGGTACGATGTGGACACCGCCGCCGAACTGGAGCGGCTGTGCATTGAGTTGGCGGCTCTGCCATCGCACCGGGCCAGGCATACTCGCGCATTTTTGAGCGCCAGATAA
- a CDS encoding ABC transporter permease subunit (The N-terminal region of this protein, as described by TIGR01726, is a three transmembrane segment that identifies a subfamily of ABC transporter permease subunits, which specificities that include histidine, arginine, glutamine, glutamate, L-cystine (sic), the opines (in Agrobacterium) octopine and nopaline, etc.) translates to MFPWLTSETAALLLNGLAATIALTLLTSAAALGLGVCVGWLKLSASPAARSLGTIYVEVFRNVPALVAIVFWAYALPNAFSPEARRALFFDNNVVNTLSQLTGLVIPYYALAAALGLTLNTSAYIAELFRAGVGTLAREHWEAARALGASPARAFGHILLPHGLRAASPAVITRLIHNMKNTALAAFVAVPELFKAMQTSITRSFYAIELLLLTSVLYWLSSWVFAQLLRRALLGPRKLTE, encoded by the coding sequence ATGTTCCCCTGGCTCACTTCAGAAACCGCTGCTCTGCTCCTCAACGGGCTGGCCGCCACCATCGCCCTCACCCTCCTCACGTCCGCCGCTGCACTGGGGCTGGGCGTGTGCGTGGGTTGGCTGAAGTTGTCGGCTTCACCGGCGGCGCGTAGCCTGGGGACTATTTACGTCGAAGTCTTTCGCAACGTGCCCGCCCTCGTCGCCATCGTCTTTTGGGCCTACGCTCTGCCCAACGCCTTCAGCCCGGAAGCAAGACGGGCGTTGTTCTTTGACAACAATGTAGTGAATACCCTGAGCCAACTTACCGGGCTGGTGATTCCGTATTACGCGCTGGCGGCGGCGCTGGGGCTGACGCTCAACACCAGCGCCTACATCGCCGAACTGTTTCGAGCGGGTGTCGGCACGCTGGCCCGTGAACACTGGGAGGCGGCTCGCGCTCTCGGCGCCTCGCCGGCCAGAGCCTTCGGCCACATCCTGTTGCCGCACGGCCTGCGCGCCGCTTCGCCGGCGGTGATCACGAGACTCATCCACAACATGAAGAACACAGCCCTGGCCGCCTTCGTCGCCGTGCCCGAACTCTTCAAAGCCATGCAAACGTCCATCACCCGCTCGTTCTACGCCATAGAACTGCTGTTGCTGACCTCAGTCTTATACTGGCTGTCCTCGTGGGTGTTTGCCCAATTGTTGCGCCGCGCCTTGCTGGGGCCGCGCAAACTTACCGAATGA
- a CDS encoding methyltransferase domain-containing protein codes for MNNPHQLREGVRQIFSAVAESPADKHSFPVGVAYAENVGYPGDLLAGLPAAATEAFTGLSNVSIFADIPAGATALDLGCGSGLDTLIAARRVGPNGKVIGVDFSEAMLARAREAAAEAGATNVEFRQGDAERLPIEDGSIDVVIINGIFNLNPARSDIFRELARVVRPGGFVFCAEVILREPLPPEEAANLTNWFA; via the coding sequence ATGAACAATCCACATCAACTTCGCGAGGGCGTTCGCCAGATATTCTCAGCCGTAGCTGAATCGCCCGCCGACAAACACTCCTTTCCGGTCGGCGTTGCTTACGCCGAGAATGTGGGCTACCCCGGCGATCTGCTCGCCGGCCTGCCAGCCGCCGCCACCGAGGCCTTCACCGGCCTCTCGAACGTTTCCATCTTTGCCGACATCCCAGCCGGCGCGACGGCGCTCGACCTGGGTTGCGGCTCCGGCCTGGACACGTTGATCGCCGCCCGGCGCGTTGGGCCAAACGGGAAAGTGATCGGCGTGGACTTTAGCGAAGCGATGCTGGCCCGCGCGCGCGAGGCCGCCGCCGAGGCCGGGGCAACGAACGTCGAATTTCGCCAGGGCGACGCCGAACGCCTGCCAATCGAAGACGGCTCAATTGACGTCGTCATCATCAACGGCATCTTCAACCTCAACCCGGCCCGGAGCGACATCTTTCGCGAACTGGCTCGTGTGGTTCGCCCCGGCGGCTTCGTCTTCTGCGCCGAAGTCATTTTGCGCGAACCGCTTCCCCCGGAAGAGGCGGCCAACCTCACCAACTGGTTTGCCTGA
- a CDS encoding adenylate/guanylate cyclase domain-containing protein, with amino-acid sequence MLNFLKRQPDYKAATANLTKHNVEAALSGRFTAWLEAAADHELFHVNPRYLADKLSLDERATLKLLVAALYEGVVAMHWDVRCPVCGMRNNNDSLGDLKHEMQCSMCHARFAPHFDEEVRVTFSLHARLRALPPAADDKAFREEIDTRYGPTLGQSLLLLPDFQRLFPQERLLPDESLEVSRAALLFTDLAGSTALYAARGDPRAYHLVRLHFDELFAVADKHGGTVVKNIGDAIMAAFQTPAEALRAALDMQTAIAALNQRERLTSDEALILKVGLHSGPCLSVTLNDRPDYFGTTVNIAARVQGISHGGDVVFTDAVRDDAEAQKLLAGKTLESDCVTVKGIEGEIAVHRLGRVGADS; translated from the coding sequence ATGCTCAACTTCCTCAAGCGCCAACCTGATTACAAGGCCGCCACCGCCAACCTCACCAAGCACAACGTGGAGGCCGCCCTCAGTGGCCGCTTCACCGCCTGGCTGGAAGCCGCCGCGGACCACGAACTGTTTCACGTCAACCCGCGCTACCTGGCCGACAAACTGAGTCTCGACGAACGGGCCACGCTCAAACTGCTGGTGGCCGCGCTCTACGAAGGCGTCGTCGCCATGCATTGGGACGTGCGTTGCCCGGTTTGCGGCATGCGCAACAACAACGACTCGCTGGGCGACCTGAAACACGAGATGCAGTGCTCGATGTGCCACGCCCGCTTCGCCCCTCATTTCGACGAAGAAGTGCGCGTCACCTTCAGCCTCCACGCCCGCCTGCGCGCACTGCCGCCGGCGGCGGACGACAAAGCCTTCCGCGAGGAAATTGATACCCGTTATGGCCCCACCCTCGGCCAGAGCCTGCTCCTCCTCCCCGACTTCCAACGCCTCTTTCCGCAAGAACGCCTCCTGCCAGACGAAAGCCTCGAAGTCTCCCGCGCCGCCCTCCTCTTCACCGACCTTGCCGGTTCAACCGCCCTCTACGCCGCCCGCGGCGACCCGCGCGCCTACCATCTCGTCCGCCTCCATTTCGACGAACTCTTCGCCGTTGCCGACAAACATGGCGGCACTGTCGTCAAAAACATTGGCGACGCCATCATGGCCGCCTTTCAAACGCCGGCCGAGGCCCTGCGCGCCGCGCTCGACATGCAAACCGCCATTGCCGCCCTCAACCAGCGCGAGCGCCTGACCAGCGACGAAGCCCTGATTCTCAAAGTCGGCCTGCACAGCGGCCCCTGCCTCAGCGTCACCCTCAACGACCGCCCCGACTATTTTGGCACCACCGTCAACATCGCGGCCCGGGTGCAAGGCATCTCACACGGCGGCGACGTGGTCTTCACCGATGCCGTCCGCGACGACGCCGAAGCCCAAAAGCTACTGGCAGGCAAAACGCTTGAAAGCGATTGCGTCACCGTCAAAGGCATTGAAGGCGAGATCGCCGTGCATCGCCTGGGCAGGGTTGGGGCCGACTCCTAA
- a CDS encoding MFS transporter, whose translation MRLLRHPLFLAVALGHFTVDVLNGQTGVLLAVLSTPLGLSNQNLGLIATIYAIFGALSQPLFGWFSDRTGGRWTMAGGVLAMAVCFSLVALAPGWWAIVFLVIGALGSAAFHPTGANKATQVGYVHMAGQAATAASLFFLFGQGGLSLGPALGGFILDHFERSGLLLITLPSILISFLVAYQPRNMTPRPATPASHSPAGATLSRSSFIQLGVIMLVAGLHTWGQNATTTFAPKLFHDLGMSPTIYGVIIALFMGGSAVGGVLGGILADRWGRHQTITLALGLSVFSFYVLPVVSGAWLYLASFVAGFLNGAPHSTVVAMAQRVLPGRGGLASGVILGFMFTSGALGTALSGAVADRIGLTQALQGNALIMLIAMAISLALWLEVKPAARQNVTQETASD comes from the coding sequence ATGCGCCTCCTCCGCCACCCGCTCTTTCTCGCCGTCGCCCTCGGCCACTTCACGGTGGATGTGCTCAACGGCCAGACCGGCGTTTTGCTGGCCGTGCTCAGTACGCCGCTCGGGTTGAGCAATCAGAACCTCGGCCTTATCGCCACCATTTATGCCATCTTTGGCGCGCTCTCGCAACCGCTCTTCGGCTGGTTCTCCGATCGCACTGGCGGGCGCTGGACGATGGCTGGCGGTGTGCTGGCGATGGCAGTTTGCTTCTCGCTCGTCGCGCTTGCGCCCGGCTGGTGGGCCATCGTCTTTCTCGTTATCGGCGCGCTCGGCTCGGCGGCCTTCCACCCAACCGGCGCCAACAAAGCCACCCAGGTCGGCTATGTCCACATGGCCGGTCAGGCGGCCACGGCGGCCTCCCTGTTCTTTCTCTTCGGCCAGGGCGGGCTGTCGCTCGGCCCCGCGCTCGGCGGCTTCATCCTGGATCACTTTGAACGATCCGGCCTGTTGCTGATCACCCTCCCCAGCATTCTGATTAGCTTTCTGGTCGCCTACCAACCAAGAAACATGACACCTCGCCCGGCAACGCCCGCCAGCCATTCGCCCGCCGGGGCAACCCTCTCACGCTCGTCGTTCATCCAGCTTGGCGTGATCATGCTTGTGGCCGGACTGCACACCTGGGGCCAAAACGCGACGACGACTTTCGCGCCCAAACTCTTTCACGATCTCGGCATGTCGCCGACCATTTACGGGGTTATCATTGCTTTGTTCATGGGCGGCTCGGCAGTGGGCGGTGTGCTGGGCGGAATCCTGGCTGACCGTTGGGGCCGCCACCAGACCATCACCCTGGCGCTGGGTTTAAGTGTCTTTTCGTTTTATGTGTTGCCTGTCGTCAGCGGTGCCTGGCTGTATCTGGCCTCGTTCGTCGCCGGGTTTCTCAACGGCGCGCCGCACAGCACGGTGGTGGCCATGGCCCAGCGCGTCCTGCCCGGTCGCGGCGGGTTAGCCTCCGGTGTCATCCTGGGCTTCATGTTTACTTCAGGCGCGCTGGGCACGGCCCTCAGCGGCGCAGTGGCCGACCGCATCGGCCTGACTCAAGCCCTGCAAGGCAACGCCCTCATTATGCTGATTGCCATGGCTATCAGCCTGGCGCTGTGGCTGGAAGTCAAGCCCGCCGCTCGCCAGAATGTAACCCAGGAGACAGCCAGCGATTAA
- a CDS encoding DoxX family protein yields MKLPSSLKDPQTPLFWLTLLRIMVGLVFITTWYSNLLKGFYTPDGLQNFFTNVFPQSENPLTWYAAFINNVILPVRGVFAPFQLVAELLLGLALIVGFFTPLFSLGGIFFLINTFLASYGHDWPWAYWMPISILGVCLLARAGRSAGVDAYLLKRFGEPKLPLW; encoded by the coding sequence ATGAAACTTCCATCATCACTCAAAGACCCTCAAACCCCTCTCTTCTGGCTTACGCTCTTGCGAATCATGGTCGGCCTGGTGTTCATCACCACCTGGTACAGCAACCTGCTCAAAGGCTTCTACACGCCCGACGGCCTGCAAAACTTCTTCACCAACGTCTTCCCGCAATCCGAAAACCCGCTGACCTGGTACGCCGCTTTCATCAACAACGTCATCCTGCCGGTTCGCGGAGTCTTTGCCCCGTTTCAACTCGTCGCCGAACTACTGCTGGGGCTGGCGCTGATCGTCGGCTTCTTCACCCCGCTCTTCAGCCTGGGCGGCATCTTCTTCCTCATCAACACCTTTCTCGCCAGCTACGGCCACGACTGGCCCTGGGCTTATTGGATGCCGATCAGCATTTTAGGCGTGTGCCTGCTGGCGCGCGCCGGCCGCAGTGCGGGCGTGGACGCTTACCTGCTCAAACGCTTTGGCGAACCGAAGTTGCCGTTGTGGTGA